From Streptomyces durmitorensis, a single genomic window includes:
- the gabT gene encoding 4-aminobutyrate--2-oxoglutarate transaminase, with translation MTALPQERRVVTAIPGPKSQELQARRTATVAGGVGSVLPVFAARAGGGIIEDVDGNRFIDFGSGIAVTSVGASAEAVVRRATAQLADFTHTCFMVTPYEGYVAVAEQLAELTPGDHAKKSALFNSGAEAVENAVKIARAHTKRQAVVVFDHGYHGRTNLTMALTSKNMPYKNGFGPFAPEVYRVPVAYGYRWPTGEENAGPEAAKQAIDQISKQVGAENVAAIIIEPVLGEGGFIEPAKGFLPAIVQFANDNGIVFVADEIQSGFCRTGQWFACEDEGIVPDLITTAKGIAGGLPLAAVTGRAEIMDAAHSGGLGGTYGGNPVACAGALGAIETMKELDLNGKAKAIEATMKARLSAIAEKYDIVGDVRGRGAMIAIELVKDRATKEPNPEATAALAKACHAEGLLVLTCGTYGNVLRFLPPLVIGEDLLTEGLDIIEAAFARV, from the coding sequence ATGACCGCACTTCCGCAGGAGCGCCGCGTCGTCACCGCCATCCCCGGGCCGAAGTCTCAGGAGCTGCAGGCCCGCCGTACCGCCACGGTCGCCGGTGGCGTGGGTTCCGTGCTGCCTGTCTTCGCGGCGCGCGCGGGTGGCGGCATCATCGAGGACGTCGACGGCAACCGCTTCATCGACTTCGGCTCCGGCATCGCCGTGACGTCGGTCGGTGCCAGCGCCGAGGCCGTCGTGCGCCGCGCGACCGCGCAGCTCGCCGACTTCACCCACACCTGTTTCATGGTCACGCCGTACGAGGGTTACGTCGCCGTCGCCGAGCAGCTCGCCGAGCTGACGCCGGGCGACCACGCGAAGAAGTCCGCGCTCTTCAACTCCGGCGCCGAGGCCGTCGAGAACGCCGTGAAGATCGCCCGTGCGCACACCAAGCGCCAGGCCGTCGTCGTCTTCGACCACGGCTACCACGGCCGTACGAACCTCACGATGGCGCTGACCAGCAAGAACATGCCGTACAAGAACGGCTTCGGGCCGTTCGCGCCCGAGGTCTACCGCGTACCGGTGGCCTACGGCTACCGCTGGCCGACGGGCGAGGAGAACGCCGGTCCCGAGGCCGCCAAGCAGGCCATCGACCAGATCAGCAAGCAGGTCGGCGCGGAGAACGTCGCCGCGATCATCATCGAGCCGGTGCTCGGCGAGGGCGGCTTCATCGAGCCCGCGAAGGGCTTCCTGCCCGCGATCGTGCAGTTCGCCAACGACAACGGCATCGTCTTCGTCGCGGACGAGATCCAGTCCGGCTTCTGCCGCACCGGCCAGTGGTTCGCGTGTGAGGACGAGGGCATCGTCCCTGACCTGATCACGACCGCCAAGGGCATCGCGGGCGGCCTGCCGCTCGCCGCTGTCACGGGCCGCGCCGAGATCATGGACGCCGCCCACTCCGGCGGCCTCGGCGGCACCTACGGCGGCAACCCGGTGGCCTGCGCCGGTGCGCTCGGCGCCATCGAGACCATGAAGGAGCTCGACCTCAACGGCAAGGCGAAGGCCATCGAGGCGACGATGAAGGCCCGCCTGAGCGCCATCGCGGAGAAGTACGACATCGTCGGCGACGTCCGCGGCCGTGGCGCGATGATCGCCATCGAGCTGGTCAAGGACCGCGCCACGAAGGAGCCGAACCCGGAGGCGACGGCCGCGCTCGCCAAGGCCTGCCACGCCGAGGGCCTGCTCGTCCTCACCTGCGGCACGTACGGCAACGTCCTGCGCTTCCTGCCGCCGCTGGTCATCGGCGAGGACCTCCTGACCGAGGGCCTGGACATCATCGAGGCCGCGTTCGCGCGCGTCTGA
- a CDS encoding ATP/GTP-binding protein — MDSEGTHDARGTHATPVPRPAGPAGPAAPPMPRQAPGAGSASSVAEWLAAPRPEAAPGIWRYAYRPPAPEAETEGADRRLIVGMVISTVLGLLFWSLWRQGSIPYQWAPLKLFTPGDWWWAGSAQPKQQQATDARVVYDGLVFGAVVYTVGRLGAWPDSIRHFVTRRPQPSRAVLASVAAVGALVFVWPSALGLDTRPLPVADPVFSLVALVAGGYEVFESRVLTDALYVLITVAVLWPFARIGGWWEAVRDRKAAPARPRVAPPRPASAPARAHWPELRAAGQHKAADLLSVELVSGRMNDVDCARVDHAWRTAAPDPGALATFVDTVARHGCAAWAHPSGQRDLPARTAVHDLLVGQVRIGRFAKDERNPYAVRNAEAALDPAVLGTSLLAVGPSGAGKTGRLMRPVAESLALGALTGQCAVVAVAAAGTALGADEAYDVVVKPGDPASVHDIDLYADCADADEAAAFLAEGLVGDLEAVDTRRAATTLAQLLGPYRLLHGRFPSVPVLRELLEGDPAALADLQAGLAAGEHTAMRRELDARIRQSGSPNDPGPALADRLGLLDRPAFADFFNPGGEGHPFSMRAVVHHPLRVRVDLPEHGHEEASRLLARLLLAQFAYVVRGRARRPHFACLILDDAARTLTTESVRAIQRLRSLNAGVVLGLRTIGEVPEQLQGPLYAAVGCRMAFSGVTTWDGRRFTEAWGTEWIETKEVAQHTVFADQPMTRALHSLRKLVTGKAVTTDAVTVRKVERERWSASDLAHSLPPGHAVLSLTDVRGEHAPPLLVDLRG; from the coding sequence ATGGACTCCGAAGGCACGCACGACGCTCGCGGCACACACGCCACACCGGTGCCGCGCCCGGCGGGGCCTGCCGGTCCCGCGGCGCCGCCGATGCCTCGGCAGGCGCCCGGCGCCGGGAGTGCCTCATCCGTCGCCGAATGGCTCGCCGCGCCGCGCCCCGAGGCGGCCCCGGGCATCTGGCGCTACGCCTACCGGCCGCCCGCCCCCGAAGCCGAGACCGAGGGCGCCGACCGGCGCCTGATCGTGGGCATGGTGATCTCCACCGTGCTCGGCCTGCTGTTCTGGTCGCTGTGGCGGCAGGGCAGCATCCCCTACCAGTGGGCCCCGCTGAAGCTGTTCACGCCGGGCGACTGGTGGTGGGCAGGCAGCGCTCAGCCCAAGCAGCAGCAGGCCACGGACGCGCGGGTCGTCTACGACGGTCTTGTCTTCGGCGCCGTGGTGTACACCGTCGGGCGGCTCGGTGCCTGGCCCGACTCGATCCGGCACTTCGTGACGCGGCGCCCGCAGCCGTCCCGTGCCGTGCTCGCCTCCGTCGCGGCGGTCGGCGCCCTGGTCTTCGTCTGGCCCAGCGCCCTGGGGCTCGACACAAGGCCGCTGCCCGTGGCCGACCCCGTCTTCTCCCTGGTCGCGCTTGTCGCGGGTGGCTACGAAGTCTTCGAGTCGCGCGTGCTCACCGACGCCCTGTACGTCCTGATCACCGTCGCGGTGCTGTGGCCCTTCGCCCGGATCGGCGGCTGGTGGGAGGCGGTCCGCGACCGCAAGGCCGCACCGGCCCGGCCGCGGGTCGCCCCGCCCCGCCCCGCAAGCGCCCCCGCCCGCGCCCACTGGCCCGAACTGCGCGCGGCGGGACAGCACAAGGCCGCCGACCTGCTCTCCGTCGAGCTGGTCAGCGGACGCATGAACGACGTCGACTGCGCCCGCGTGGACCACGCCTGGCGGACGGCCGCCCCCGACCCCGGCGCGCTCGCCACCTTCGTGGACACGGTCGCCCGGCACGGCTGCGCCGCCTGGGCCCACCCCTCGGGCCAGCGCGACCTGCCCGCCCGCACCGCCGTCCACGACCTGCTCGTCGGGCAGGTCAGGATCGGCCGGTTCGCGAAGGACGAGCGCAATCCCTACGCCGTGCGCAACGCCGAGGCCGCGCTCGATCCCGCCGTGCTCGGCACCTCGCTGCTCGCGGTGGGCCCGTCCGGCGCGGGCAAGACAGGACGGCTCATGCGTCCGGTGGCCGAGTCGCTCGCCCTGGGCGCCCTCACCGGGCAGTGCGCCGTAGTCGCCGTGGCCGCGGCGGGCACGGCGCTCGGCGCGGACGAGGCGTACGACGTCGTGGTCAAGCCGGGCGATCCGGCATCCGTGCACGACATCGACCTGTACGCGGACTGCGCCGACGCGGACGAGGCCGCCGCCTTCCTGGCCGAAGGTCTGGTCGGCGACCTCGAAGCCGTCGACACGCGCCGCGCCGCCACCACCCTCGCCCAACTCCTGGGCCCCTACCGCCTCCTCCACGGACGCTTCCCCTCCGTCCCCGTGCTGCGCGAACTGCTCGAAGGGGACCCCGCGGCCCTCGCCGACCTCCAGGCAGGCCTCGCTGCGGGCGAGCACACCGCCATGCGCCGCGAACTCGACGCGCGCATCCGGCAGTCCGGCTCTCCCAACGACCCGGGTCCCGCCCTTGCCGACCGGCTCGGGCTGCTCGACCGGCCCGCCTTCGCCGACTTCTTCAACCCCGGCGGCGAGGGGCACCCCTTCTCGATGCGCGCCGTCGTCCACCACCCGCTGAGGGTCAGGGTGGATCTGCCGGAGCACGGACACGAAGAGGCCTCGCGGCTCCTCGCCCGGCTGCTGCTCGCCCAGTTCGCGTACGTCGTGCGCGGCCGTGCCCGGCGGCCGCACTTCGCCTGCCTGATCCTGGACGACGCCGCGCGCACCCTCACCACCGAGAGCGTGCGCGCCATCCAGCGCCTGCGGTCGCTGAACGCGGGCGTCGTGCTCGGGCTGCGCACCATCGGCGAGGTGCCGGAGCAGCTCCAGGGGCCGCTCTACGCGGCGGTCGGCTGCCGGATGGCCTTCTCCGGAGTGACGACCTGGGACGGGCGCCGCTTCACCGAGGCCTGGGGCACCGAGTGGATCGAGACCAAGGAAGTCGCCCAGCACACGGTCTTCGCCGATCAGCCGATGACGCGGGCGCTGCACTCGCTGCGCAAGCTCGTCACCGGCAAGGCGGTCACGACGGACGCCGTCACCGTGCGCAAGGTCGAGCGCGAGCGCTGGTCCGCGTCCGACCTGGCGCACTCCCTGCCCCCCGGCCACGCCGTCCTCTCCCTGACCGACGTGCGCGGCGAGCACGCGCCGCCCCTCCTGGTGGATCTTCGGGGTTAG